A part of Molothrus aeneus isolate 106 chromosome 10, BPBGC_Maene_1.0, whole genome shotgun sequence genomic DNA contains:
- the LOC136560916 gene encoding LOW QUALITY PROTEIN: aquaporin-12-like (The sequence of the model RefSeq protein was modified relative to this genomic sequence to represent the inferred CDS: inserted 1 base in 1 codon), translating into MDGLNVSIAFFFLAFGVCQLLRWLSKRLLSPGTHGCLVREFAGSFQLCMSCLELRMLMDIGPWGGGFGLDMVLTLLFLLSAVHGASLDGASANPTVSLQEFLLLESSLAATAAKLLAQGVGAGTGWALTRLYWSWELTQLHFIQNLIAPECSSSIHASLPHAAFVEGSCSFLFHLILLRVRQSHPLYRVPALAATVTFLTYTAGPYTXAFFNPALATATTFHCSGSSFWDYIQVYWLGPLAGMLAALLLFQGNIPRLFQKNLLYSQKSKYKVPKAKVTAQVEGDKPQKKRKGGKNNSEPSA; encoded by the exons ATGGATGGCTTGAATGTCTCcattgcttttttcttcctggcttTTGGGGTGTGCCAGCTGCTCAGGTGGCTTTCCAAGAGGCTTCTGTCCCCTGGGACACATGGCTGCCTTGTCAGGGAATTTGCTGGCTCCTTCCAGCTGTGCATGAGCTGCCTGGAGCTGAGGATGCTGATGGACATCGGCCCCTGGGGTGGTGGCTTTGGCCTGGACATGGTCCtgaccctcctcttcctcctctctgctgtccACGGCGCCTCTTTGGATGGAGCATCTGCCAACCCAACGGTGTCCCTGCAGgagttcctgctcctggagtCCAGCCTGGCAGCCACAGCGGCCAAGCTGCTGGCCCAGGGTGTGggtgcagggacaggctgggctctCACCCGGCTCTACTGGTCCTGGGAGCTGACACAGCTGCACTTCATCCAGAACCTGATCGCTCCCGAGTGCAGCTCCTCCATCCATGCCTCCCTGCCCCATGCTGCCTTCGTGGagggctcctgctccttcctgttCCACCTCATCCTCCTCAGGGTGCGACAGAGTCACCCCCTGTACCGGGTCCCTGCGCTGGCAGCCACTGTCACCTTCCTGACCTacacag CTGGACCGTACA GGGCCTTCTTCaaccctgccctggccacaGCCACCACCTTCCACTGCTCGGGGAGCAGCTTCTGGGACTACATCCAGGTCTACTGGCTGGGTCCCCTCGCAG GGATGCTCGCTGCCCTCCTGCTGTTCCAGGGCAACATCCCACGCCTCTTCCAGAAAAACCTCCTCTACAGCCAGAAGAGCAAATACAAAGTGCCCAAGGCAAAGGTGACAGCGCAGGTGGAGGGTGACAAACCacagaagaagaggaaaggagggaagaacAACTCGGAGCCCAGTGCCTGA